In Phacochoerus africanus isolate WHEZ1 chromosome 16, ROS_Pafr_v1, whole genome shotgun sequence, one genomic interval encodes:
- the GARIN1A gene encoding Golgi-associated RAB2 interactor protein 1A yields MSKIRGLPPEVREPGPGVELGVEDGLLCQLIHSPEFNLFSNSAVFESNFIQVTKPGNWMDVCERSTTVILGVTSSVPSLPLPNILLMANVTWPQGQFSTWSVPGCAPVVTLSRILPLKYVELRICDRLQRILRVRTVTEKIYYLRLHEKHPEAVFQFWIRLVKILQRGLSITTKDRRIQFSHCLVPKLPSSTETSAGSLPLSCQPRESSMLLAAEQTSDPFSNLSGKSQLTADRNTNTAIEIDNSNSFDKTPSPVASPVISNIPMRATLSHSFWEQENPDEHFLQAPVASSLGENFLGP; encoded by the exons ATGAGTAAAATCAGGGGCCTCCCACCTGAGGTCAGGGAACCAGGCCCTGGAGTGGAACTTGGGGTAGAAGATGGCCTTCTTTGTCAACTCATCCATTCTCCAGAATTCAACTTGTTCTCCAACTCAGCGGTGTTTGAAAGCAACTTTATCCAG GTCACTAAGCCGGGGAACTGGATGGATGTCTGTGAAAGGTCTACCACTGTGATCCTTGGGGTGACTTCCTCAGTGCCCTCCTTGCCACTCCCCAACATCCTCCTGATGGCCAACGTCACCTGGCCCCAGGGTCAGTTTTCCACCTGGAGCGTACCTGGCTGTGCCCCAGTCGTCACCCTCAGCAG AATTCTCCCCCTGAAGTACGTAGAGCTACGCATCTGTGACCGGCTCCAGCGCATCCTGAGGGTTAGGACAGTAACTGAAAAGATCTACTACCTGAGGCTCCACGAAAAACACCCAGAGGCCGTGTTCCAGTTCTGGATCCGCTTGGTGAAAATTCTGCAGAGAGGTCTGTCCATCACCACCAAAGACCGGAGAATCCAATTCTCTCACTGCTTGGTGCCCAAGTTGCCAAGCTCCACCGAAACA TCTGCAGGCAGCCTCCCGTTATCCTGCCAGCCCAGGGAAAGCTCCATGCTCTTGGCGGCTGAGCAAACCAGTGACCCTTTCTCAAATCTCTCAGGAAAGTCCCAGCTCACAGCAGACAG AAACACCAACACTGCCATTGAAATAGACAATTCCAACAGCTTCGACAAGACGCCCTCGCCAGTGGCATCGCCAGTCATTTCGAATATACCCATGAGAGCCACCTTAAGCCACAGCTTCTGGGAACAAGAGAATCCAGATGAGCACTTCCTGCAGGCTCCTGTAGCCAGCTCCCTAGGAGAGAACTTTCTGGGACCCTGA